The DNA window GGAAGTGCATATCCATCTATGAAAAATTTTACAACCCTTTTGTGAATGAACCATCACCAGATTTACAGAAATCTGGTCACTATATCTCACACCTGCAAGTTTATGTGACTGAATGAAAACTATGGCCATCTGCATATGATTGTTGATCTTAAAAGCACAGCTATATTCTTGGTAAACACTGTAGTAATGCATTTTGCTTGTTACTGAAAACAGCAGAGGACTTGAATTGGTTGTTCCATTTCTTCCTGTCACAGTTACTCATCaacttcaaattatttaaaaactaacacTTCTTTAAAGTCTGAGTCCACAAACATGGGAGAACACACTGCTCATGACCATATGTGTACACAGTCGTAACCTCCATTTGTCAGTATCacataaagaataaatgaaatgatcaaaggaatagaaactagaagagtgaaatgtggatgttcaAGTTGGCATCCCAGCCCACATTATGTTGGTAAGGTGCAAATTAGTAAGcccagtaaataaaatatactagtaTATAGGGTCCAAACAGTGTTTTGTAAATACCCTTATTagcaactaaaaataataatcaggTACTGTgggaaaaatttatttttcaacatttatttaatacattcttatatttatcacaaGATGTTAGGAATTATATTtagagtttctttattaaaatctattaatattaattttttgtatgaatatatatacacacacagataccCATGTGACACTGAAACTGATTCAATGTTCttatattatatttgatatagtTGCACctttaaaggaaatattaaattatcaagCATATAAGTCTATATTCcagaacaaatttatttttttaacttcctttccagttacttaaatttattaaatttttcacttGGCTCAAAGATATTTAAGTGTTTACTGTGGTCTTGGTTATCTCCAGTACAATTTTTAGCCTGAAGGTGAAGTAAAGAATCCAATTTTGGCCACATTATTGAATTATTGGAAGGAATATCAACACAAGAGTAAAACTCCTCTACATTTTCATTCTTTACTATGCCCGTATAATCCAGCATCACGTGCGTCTTAGCTGTATCGAGCACCTCAGTGTTCATGATTTTAGTTTCTTTACAAGGATTACGTAAATGATTCTCCGAACATGAAGACAGCATGGCTTTCTTTCTCGATCCATGTTCTTCACCTTCATAATGTCTGAATGCCTCTGTAATGtcattaaaatgtgaaatattgcAGATATCACACTTAAGTACATCTCTCTTATCATCAGAGTCTCTAGTTACGTTCTTGAGTTTAGCATCGCCGACCTGATCTTCTAACTGTCCTGAGTTTGACGATGCCCATGGAATAATTTCAGGTTTATCCATCTTCTTTGTATGACTATTATAAAATTGTTGCAATATATCTGGTTTGTTGGAACAAAATTTATTATCTAAAGACTGCATGTTCTCAGCATTTAACTCTCTGTTGTCAGCTTCTTTATGGTCAGAATATGTTGGTAATTTTATTACGTTTTTTCCTGTGGCTACAGATTGTAGTTTCTTTTTATGCTGAATGCTTTTAAAATGTTGGTTAATACAACTTGTATTTGTGAACATAACTGCACAAACTTCACAACTCAGTGGACAATCTTCTGATTGTGAAATAAATGTATTCGGTCCAGTTAGATGACTCTCATTGGCAGTTGCATCTTCACACTCTGTATCCTTGTATGTTCCATCAGTGTGTACTTTGATACAAGTGTCATTACTCTCCTGGTTCTCATTTTCAGTAGTGTCACGATTTATTGACATTTTCATTAAGGTTTGTGGAAGGTCAAACATTTGTACTTTTTTGCAATGTTTGGCACTTTTAAAATGCTGTTCAGCACACTCCGGGCCTGTGAAACTTACTgcacaatatttacacattaatgGGCAACTCTGGTGTTCTGAAACACGTAAGTTATCACATCTAGCTTGAAGCTTCTCTCCGACAGCTTCAGATTTACTTTCACTGTTGTCAGAAATTTTATCAGTGATTGCCTCACTATAACTGTCTTTACGTTCTTGGTTTCTGTACTTTTGTAAGTTTTCTGCAAGGTCTAAATTTTTTAGTTTCTTCATATGTCTGGAACTTTCAAAATGTTGCTTAGCACATTCTGGGCCTGAGAATCTTACTGCACAACACTGACATATTAATGGATAATctttaaattctgaaataaaattacTGGTAGTTTGAAGACTCTCATTCACAAGTTCAGCTCCACTCTCCATATCGTCACAGATTCTATCAGTGTTTACATTATTACATCTGTAGTTACTCTCCTGCTTGCCAttttgtgttacatcaggatTTCTTAATGTTGTCATCAGGCTTTTTTCCAGGGCTAAtctttgcatttttttattatgtttgggaCTTTCAAAATGTTGCTTAGCACATTCTGGGCCTGAGAATCTTACTGCACAATACTGACATATTAATGGATAATCCTTAAATTCTGATATAAAATTACTTGTAGTTTGAAGACTCTCATTCACAAGTTGAGCTCCACTCTCCATATCGTCACAGATTCTATCAGTGTCCACATTATTATGTCTGTAGTTACTCTCCTGCTTGCCATTTTGTGTTACATCATGATTTCTTAATGTTGTCATCAGGCTTTTTTCCAGGGCTAAtctttgcatttttttattatgtttgggaCTTTCAAAATGTTGCTTAGCACATTCTGGGCCTGAGAATCTTACTGCACAACACTTACAAATTAACGTCCAATCCTGTATACTGTCAGGTTGAGTTTGAAGATTCTGAAGAGCAGGTTGACAATCATGTTTTGTATCATTACTGTGTGCCTCCACAGAAGAAACAAAGTTGTCAAAAGAGCCTTCAGCTTTAAGAACTGACTGCATTTCCTTCTTCAGTTTCCAGGTATTCAGCATTTTTTCATGACTTTTACTTTCCATGTGGATCTTAAATGGAACTGGTCCAGAAAACTCTTTGCCACAAACATTGCAAAAGAACAATTTGTGGTGCATGAAAGACATTTTGTTcgaggaaatataaattaaatgtagaatAATCTCAATAAATTAGTTTGCTGGTGATTTCCATTCAAGTTCTTTCGTGATATTTAATTATCAAGTGTTGAATGGATATAACAATAGCCACTGAAGACCTCACTTTCTGATATACAAGAATAATTTGTTTCACTTGACACAAAGCTCCACAAGTCTGGCCCAGCCTAAGTGTAAAAATTCTTCACAGGCAGTATCAAAATAGCATTTTGCAGAAGCTTTAGGATCTAGAAAGCTTGAGACAACTCTGCAAAAAACATTATGCATCATTGTGTGTGTTTCTctctatataaatacacacattttagagaaaattaatactaataaagtcaagtaaacaaaatcaaaagaaaggaCTGCACAAGAAACAGCAAATACAAACCTCAGACTAATAACATtagttataacctaaaaacaagcccaaaatatatatacaaaaaactgCATTAATTGAAAAGATTGTTTGGAAGCTATACTAGTTCATTTTAATAACTGAATGGGACAATTTATACTTGTCTAATTTgtttactgggctaccaattaGTGCATTTGTACCATAacgggggctggaatgctaatttcaagatgtaagttttaacttatttactgccgaaaaataaggtactaccatttttGGGCAGTAAATAAGTTAAAACTTACATCTTGAaatctgtatcacccttcactgcatACAGTTATGGGCTTGAGgtcccacatctcactctcctaatttttatatctattgctactcttttattttttctttatgtgaaaCTGACAAATAGGGGTTAAGACTGGTGTATCCCTACTGAAATGTGGGTCCAAattctgcagtcacctccaaaacctagggtacattttatatctgcATTATAGCTTGTAACCTGGGGTCTTTTCAATTACTacagcattttttattattatttttatttgtttttaggtcataactaacaaatatatacattttcagaTAAGAAGCTTCTGAAAGGAAACGAACACTATAACAATGGGCTCCGTTTGATATAAATGTCTATAGTGGGGGcaactcggcatggccaagtgtgttaaggtgtgcgactcgtaatctgggggttgcGGGGGTCGcattcccggtcgcaccaaacatgcttgctctttcagccgtaggggcgttataatgtgacggtcaaccctactattcattagtaaaagagtagcccaagagtttgcagtgggtggtgatgactagctgccttccctctagtcttacactgttaaattagggacggctagcacagatagccctcgagtatctttgtgcgaaattcaaacaaacaaaaaagtctaTAGTGGATGAGTGTAAAGGTATTGAAAAACAAGCTTATGGTACATTAATACAAAGAATTTGGTTCATAAATCagtgacattttattttacaaacttgaagatgtatatataatcttttattttatatatatagaatattaatactgaacagtgaagtaaaataaacaaaaaaggactgcattaaaaacagcaaatctaaaccTCTAACTGATGATaacttgttataaacaaaaatacaaaatactgcaGTAGTTGAAAAGGTACATgctataatgtggaatataatATGTGTCCCACATTTTGGAGGTGACAGTAAAAGTCGAATCCACATTGAGGTGGGGATACACCACCTCTTAGTCTTAACCTCTctttgccagtctcacatgaagaataatcaaataatcaatggaatataaaaagaaattaggagagtgaaatGAAGTCCAGAACATCCCGTAACTATATTACCCTCAATTGCCTGTGtacagttatgggaaggtgattgctctccaaagtaaaaaagacaaaaaaataaataataaaaaataacaaggtATTATCACTTGGGagtaataagttaaataaactgaactcctgaagttggcattccagACCCCATGAAGATGGTGAGGCACTAATTAGTAGTTCAGTAAACAAAACATACCAGTCTAAAAggtcccaaccagttatctaaGCTAACTAGTATGACTCCCATCCACCACCCATCAAGTCCACTGTAACTACCAATTTTCAGACCCTAAATAATGTCTCTCTCTGaatactgaagtatttttaatttctaatttgactggataaatagtgttaataatatttctttcatggttatttatactaattaaatcatctatatatttgtaagttaaaGCTAAAATATCTgggtttatgtaatttttaattaacctactatcataaaaataaataacatgtaaaGCAGTTAGCTCCCATTAGAACTCCTATTACTTGCTTAAAAACCTGGTTACCAAAACCTATAATTATAAATGCAGAAGCTTAATATATCTTTCATATTTTTAGAGCTAAACTTTCTTTCTTCCTATACTGCAAAAGGACGagagaactgttctattaatgaatttataacaaaaattaactttttctaATGGAATTTTGgcaaaatcaaatgtttgaatattctttacttGCTCACAATTTCTTAAATATCTACAAATCCactgatttctttttattatccaaaacacgtttcttattattaacacttgtatttttaattttatcaaataaaatgtaaagtaattaatttagtaaaatggttgattatttaataattgttcttGCTGAACTAgaaataaacctaaatttaatTGCATATTTATAGAGTTTAGTAATatcatacagaaaagataaatccAAATAAGAATTTGTTTCAtgataaaattttttataaactttaatgaaactattatttactgtatatttaaattCGTTAAagaatttaaatgtttgtgtactgttgatttcttttatcacaattaacgcataaaatgttttacaaatgaaATCAATATTACAGTTAACTTTATCAATGGGGgactgtaatatatttttcttgaaattcttGAATATTATCTTTCAACTAATGAAACAGAAAATCTATACGGTATTTTTTCAACTTTATAggggataattttatttttatttttttaaatacataaaacttccGTTCTAAAAACAATCTAGGTGATAAGATGAAGTGTAactaagtttcaaaatatattaatcgGTATTACTTTCAACATTCCAGAATGTTTCGCTTCTTACATTTTGTGGCTATTCTGTATTTGGATTTGAAATATTctctaataatattaataaacataatagatacactgtattttaaaaataatgctttATAGCTTATTAATCACAGTTAACCTCATACAAAGTCTTAACATCCAAGTCAAATCctttaatgtcacaagtggggtgtCTCTGAGCTCAATCTTAGGACATttgttctttttgatttacatcaatgacacagatgaaggaatagtcaataaattacttaagtttactgatgatattaaggtcttgggtgtgcTAGTTGTAaggaggatgctgctgatttactaCATGAGTCATTAACTGCAGTGAAATGGAAGTTATGGACATATGCATTGTCAGCAAAAGTCTTGCATTCAGCACAGGACTCCTTGTGAACCATCTTTATACAGTGACAAACTCCTCTTGTTTGAAATTTGAGTTATGGAAAATTCCATTTTTTCTTAActattaatttgatatatataatgCACAAGAGCAGGAGTAAATAGTGATATCCATTTCAGCAATATAATATCCTGTATCACAGCACCAACATGTTTACCTTCTTCACTCTGTGGTTTAATGGTTTGATAatctaaatttgaattaaatttttgAGGAACTTTTT is part of the Tachypleus tridentatus isolate NWPU-2018 chromosome 4, ASM421037v1, whole genome shotgun sequence genome and encodes:
- the LOC143248672 gene encoding uncharacterized protein LOC143248672, giving the protein MSFMHHKLFFCNVCGKEFSGPVPFKIHMESKSHEKMLNTWKLKKEMQSVLKAEGSFDNFVSSVEAHSNDTKHDCQPALQNLQTQPDSIQDWTLICKCCAVRFSGPECAKQHFESPKHNKKMQRLALEKSLMTTLRNHDVTQNGKQESNYRHNNVDTDRICDDMESGAQLVNESLQTTSNFISEFKDYPLICQYCAVRFSGPECAKQHFESPKHNKKMQRLALEKSLMTTLRNPDVTQNGKQESNYRCNNVNTDRICDDMESGAELVNESLQTTSNFISEFKDYPLICQCCAVRFSGPECAKQHFESSRHMKKLKNLDLAENLQKYRNQERKDSYSEAITDKISDNSESKSEAVGEKLQARCDNLRVSEHQSCPLMCKYCAVSFTGPECAEQHFKSAKHCKKVQMFDLPQTLMKMSINRDTTENENQESNDTCIKVHTDGTYKDTECEDATANESHLTGPNTFISQSEDCPLSCEVCAVMFTNTSCINQHFKSIQHKKKLQSVATGKNVIKLPTYSDHKEADNRELNAENMQSLDNKFCSNKPDILQQFYNSHTKKMDKPEIIPWASSNSGQLEDQVGDAKLKNVTRDSDDKRDVLKCDICNISHFNDITEAFRHYEGEEHGSRKKAMLSSCSENHLRNPCKETKIMNTEVLDTAKTHVMLDYTGIVKNENVEEFYSCVDIPSNNSIMWPKLDSLLHLQAKNCTGDNQDHSKHLNIFEPSEKFNKFK